A genomic window from Pseudoalteromonas piratica includes:
- the dnaA gene encoding chromosomal replication initiator protein DnaA has product MYLSVWQSCLYVLQDELPSQQFSMWVRPLQAESTDDTLTIYAPNRFVLDWVREKYLNRINELLIEICGDEAPELRFEVGSTVNISKPAAPQAATQEKAVVEAPVKKENKTPVEPAPKNMPKSNIKENYTFDSFVEGKSNQLAKAAATQVADNPGSAFNPVFIYGGTGLGKTHLLHAVGNGILAKKENAKIVYMHSERFVQDMVKALQNNAIEEFKRYYRSVDALLIDDIQFFANKERSQEEFFHTFNALLEGNQQIILTSDRYPKEIEGVEDRLKSRFGWGLTIAIEPPELETRVAILMKKAQQSQIKLPEEVAFFIAKRLRSNVRELEGALNRVIANANFTGRPITIDFVKEALRDLLALQDKLVTIDNIQRTVAEYYRIRVSDLLSKRRSRSVARPRQVAMALSKELTNHSLPEIGDAFGGRDHTTVLHACRKVKSLREESHEVKEDYQNLIRTLSS; this is encoded by the coding sequence GTGTATTTGTCGGTTTGGCAAAGCTGTCTTTACGTTTTACAAGATGAACTGCCATCACAACAATTTAGTATGTGGGTGCGTCCGCTACAGGCAGAAAGCACTGATGATACCCTTACAATATATGCACCAAACCGTTTTGTACTGGATTGGGTTCGCGAAAAATACTTAAACCGTATTAATGAACTACTCATTGAAATTTGTGGCGATGAAGCGCCTGAGTTACGTTTTGAAGTAGGCAGTACAGTTAATATAAGTAAACCAGCTGCACCTCAAGCGGCCACGCAAGAAAAAGCGGTCGTAGAAGCGCCTGTTAAAAAGGAAAACAAAACACCCGTTGAACCTGCGCCTAAAAACATGCCGAAATCCAACATTAAAGAAAACTATACTTTTGATAGTTTTGTTGAGGGTAAATCAAACCAGTTAGCAAAGGCTGCAGCTACTCAAGTTGCAGATAACCCTGGTTCAGCATTTAACCCGGTATTTATTTACGGTGGTACAGGTTTAGGTAAAACGCACTTATTGCACGCTGTGGGTAATGGCATTCTCGCCAAAAAAGAAAATGCCAAAATTGTTTATATGCATTCCGAGCGATTTGTGCAAGATATGGTAAAAGCACTGCAAAACAATGCCATTGAAGAATTTAAACGTTATTACCGCAGTGTTGATGCACTACTTATCGATGATATTCAGTTTTTTGCTAATAAAGAACGATCACAAGAAGAGTTTTTCCATACCTTTAATGCATTATTAGAAGGTAACCAGCAAATCATTTTAACCTCTGATCGTTATCCGAAGGAAATTGAAGGGGTAGAAGACCGTCTTAAGTCTCGTTTTGGCTGGGGTTTAACAATTGCAATTGAGCCGCCAGAACTTGAAACGCGCGTTGCCATCTTGATGAAAAAAGCGCAGCAGAGCCAAATTAAACTGCCAGAAGAAGTCGCGTTTTTTATTGCGAAGCGATTACGATCTAATGTGCGTGAATTAGAAGGTGCATTAAACCGTGTTATTGCTAATGCAAACTTTACGGGTAGACCAATTACAATCGACTTTGTAAAAGAAGCGCTACGTGATTTATTAGCTTTACAAGATAAACTGGTTACCATAGATAATATTCAACGAACGGTTGCAGAGTACTACCGAATTCGTGTTTCTGATTTATTATCAAAACGACGTAGTCGTTCTGTAGCAAGACCACGCCAAGTAGCAATGGCGTTATCAAAAGAATTGACCAATCACAGTCTGCCTGAAATTGGCGATGCGTTTGGTGGTCGAGATCATACAACAGTGCTACATGCCTGTAGAAAAGTGAAGTCACTTCGTGAAGAATCGCACGAAGTAAAAGAAGATTATCAAAACTTGATTAGAACTTTGTCATCTTAG